A stretch of Lepisosteus oculatus isolate fLepOcu1 chromosome 11, fLepOcu1.hap2, whole genome shotgun sequence DNA encodes these proteins:
- the dnd1 gene encoding dead end protein 1 isoform X1, translating to MESTTDSSHSILNFVNKESWESLQAWKNSTGVSLVQINGQRIYGGPPADWRGPAPPHGCEVFISNIPRDVFEDKLIPLFEKVGQLYEFRLMMNFSGQNRGFAFAKYANPQTAQTAVLWLHHYELQKGCHITVVKSIEKRKLFVAGLPRALERSRVQMALHQMSEGVKNLTIISGNVDSEDVSATVEYFTHHSASLAKKVICEGFKMMFGISVRVEWWSQWAKSKAPPAEAAFPYSKACPVPARLLRAERQPAWSSPRAARPALPSPLSGSGKKRLSCFTALCENTQPV from the exons GATAGCTCCCATAGTATTTTAAACTTTGTGAACAAAGAAAGTTGGGAATCCCTGCAGGCTTGGAAAAACAGCACAGGAGTCTCTCTTGTGCAGATCAATGGACAGAGAATATATGGAGGTCCACCAGCAG ACTGGAGGGGTCCTGCGCCGCCGCACGGCTGCGAGGTGTTCATCAGCAACATCCCCCGGGACGTCTTCGAGGACAAGCTCATCCCGCTCTTCGAGAAGGTGGGCCAGCTGTACGAGTTCCGGCTGATGATGAACTTCAGCGGGCAGAACCGCGGCTTCGCCTTCGCCAAGTACGCCAATCCCCAGACCGCGCAGACGGCCGTGCTGTGGCTGCACCATTACGAGCTGCAGAAGGGGTGCCATATAACCGTTGTCAAGAGCATAGAGAAGAGGAAGCTGTTTGTCGCGGGCCTGCCCAGGGCGCTGGAGAGGAGCAGAGTGCAGATGGCACTGCATCAGATGTCGGAGGGAGTGAAGAACTTAACCATCATATCTGGAAACGTGGACAGTGAGGATGTCTCCGCCACAGTCGAATACTTCACACATCACAGTGCATCTTTGGCAAAAAAAGTCATCTGTGAAG GCTTCAAGATGATGTTTGGCATATCAGTCCGGGTGGAGTGGTGGAGCCAGTGGGCCAAGTCGAAGGCACCGCCAGCTGAAGCTGCTTTTCCATATTCCAAGGCCTGTCCGGTCCCAGCTCGGCTTCTGCGAGCCGAACGGCAGCCTGCCTGGAGCAGCCCGAGAGCTGCACGGCCTGCCCTGCCATCCCCTCTCTCGGGCAGTGGCAAAAAGAGGCTGAGCTGTTTCACCGCATTATGTGAAAATACGCAGCCTGTGTAG
- the dnd1 gene encoding dead end protein 1 isoform X2: MESTTDSSHSILNFVNKESWESLQAWKNSTGVSLVQINGQRIYGGPPADWRGPAPPHGCEVFISNIPRDVFEDKLIPLFEKVGQLYEFRLMMNFSGQNRGFAFAKYANPQTAQTAVLWLHHYELQKGCHITVVKSIEKRKLFVAGLPRALERSRVQMALHQMSEGVKNLTIISGNVDSEDVSATVEYFTHHSASLAKKVICEGTSFCENKNIRNITNQRRSFGPSGLW; encoded by the exons GATAGCTCCCATAGTATTTTAAACTTTGTGAACAAAGAAAGTTGGGAATCCCTGCAGGCTTGGAAAAACAGCACAGGAGTCTCTCTTGTGCAGATCAATGGACAGAGAATATATGGAGGTCCACCAGCAG ACTGGAGGGGTCCTGCGCCGCCGCACGGCTGCGAGGTGTTCATCAGCAACATCCCCCGGGACGTCTTCGAGGACAAGCTCATCCCGCTCTTCGAGAAGGTGGGCCAGCTGTACGAGTTCCGGCTGATGATGAACTTCAGCGGGCAGAACCGCGGCTTCGCCTTCGCCAAGTACGCCAATCCCCAGACCGCGCAGACGGCCGTGCTGTGGCTGCACCATTACGAGCTGCAGAAGGGGTGCCATATAACCGTTGTCAAGAGCATAGAGAAGAGGAAGCTGTTTGTCGCGGGCCTGCCCAGGGCGCTGGAGAGGAGCAGAGTGCAGATGGCACTGCATCAGATGTCGGAGGGAGTGAAGAACTTAACCATCATATCTGGAAACGTGGACAGTGAGGATGTCTCCGCCACAGTCGAATACTTCACACATCACAGTGCATCTTTGGCAAAAAAAGTCATCTGTGAAGGTACCAGTTTTTGCGAG aataagaacataagaaacatTACAAACCAGAGGAGGTCTTTTGGCCCATCTGGCCTCTGGTAA